The Glycine soja cultivar W05 chromosome 6, ASM419377v2, whole genome shotgun sequence genome has a window encoding:
- the LOC114416055 gene encoding uncharacterized protein LOC114416055, whose amino-acid sequence MPEPRTEKQVRGFLGRLNYIVRFISQLTSTCKPLFQLLRKNQSIQWDDDCQVAFERIKQCLMNPPMLIPLVPERSFILYMTVLDESMGCVLGQHDESEKRERTVYYLSKKFTACEMNYSLLERTCCSLVWVAHRLRQYMLNYTTWLVPKMDLVKYIFEKPSLTGRIARWQVLLSEFDIVYVTQKVIKGSALADYLAQQPINDYQPMHPEFPNEDIMTLFEEEVKDEDRDKWIVWFDGASNTLCHGIGVVLISLYKQYIPFTARLCFDCTNNIAEYELKGEWETRDHKLVPYQAYIRKLMEFFDDISFHHILREENQMADALATLASMFKVSPHGDLSYIKFRCRSEPAHCNLIEEEEDGKPWNFDIKRYIEDKEYPPEASDNDKRTLRRLAAGFLLSGNILYKRNHDMVLLRCVDAREAEQMLIEVHEGSFGMHANGHAIAQKILRAGYYWLTMESNCYVHVRKCHKCQTFTDNVNASPVPLNILAAPWPFSMWGIDVIGAIKPKASNRHRFILVAIDYFRKWVEAASYASVTRNVAMAPKKLLTERARKDTVGEGSSATPQEEIEFDEHHF is encoded by the exons ATGCCTGAGCCACGCACCGAGAagcaggtccgaggtttcctgggaagGTTGAACTACATAGTGAGATTCATATCACAACTGACCTCCACTTGCAAGCCTCTTTTCCAATTATTGCGTAAGAATCAGTCCATCCAATGGGATGATGATTGTCAAGTGGCATTTGAAAGGATTAAACAGTGTCTCATGAATCCTCCTATGCTCATACCACTGGTGCCCGAAAGATCTTTTATCCTATACATGACTGTATTAgatgagtcaatggggtgtgtgCTGGGACAGCATGATGAGTCCGAAAAAAGGGAACGAACCGTCTATTACTTGAGCAAGAAGTTCACGGCATGCGAGATGAACTACTCTTTGCTAGAGAGGACATGTTGTTCCTTGGTATGGGTAGCTCACCGTCTGAGGCAGTATATGCTGAATTACACTACTTGGTTGGTGCCCAAAATGGATCTCGTCAAGTACATCTTCGAAAAGCCCTCTCTCACTGGACGGATAGCCCGGTGGCAGGTTCTGCTATCAGAATTTGATATTGTCTATGTCACTCAAAAGGtaataaagggaagtgccttggcTGATTACCTAGCTCAACAGCCCATCAATGATTATCAGCCTATGCATCCAGAATTCCCAaatgaggacatcatgaccttgtttgaGGAGGAAGTAAAAGATGAAGACagggacaagtggatcgtgtggtttgaCGGCGCGTCTAATACACTATGCCATGGAATTGGGGTAGTATTGATTTCTCTGTACAAACAATATatacctttcacggctaggTTGTGCTTCGACTGCACAAACAACATAGCAGAGTACGAG TTGAAAGGTGAATGGGAGACCAGGGACCACAAATTGGTACCTTACCAAGCTTATATCAGGAAGTTGATGGAATTCTTTGATGACATATCTTTTCATCACATTCTAAGAGAGGAAAATCAGATGGCTGACGCCCTTGCCACTCTAGCGTCCATGTTCAAAGTAAGCCCGCACGGAGATTTGTCGTACATCAAATTTAGATGCCGTAGTGAGCCTGCACATTGCAATTTGATAGAAGAAGAGGAGGATGGTAAGCCTTGGAACTTCGATATCAAACGATACATCGAAGACAAGGAATACCCGCCTGAGGCCTCTGACAACGACAAAAGGACATTACGAAGGTTGGCGGCCGGTTTCCTCCTTAGTGGAAATATCTtgtacaagagaaaccatgacatggtgtTGCTTCGGTGTGTCGATGCAAGAGAGGCCGAACAAATGCTAATAGAGGTGCACGAGGGGTCCTTTGGTATGCATGCCAATGGACATGCCATAGCCCAAAAGATTCTAAGAGCGgggtattactggctcactatggagagCAATTGTTACgttcatgtgaggaaatgccataagTGTCAGACCTTCACTGATAATGTTAATGCTTCACCTGTACCATTGAACATCTTGGCAGCACCTTGGCCATTCTCTATGTGGGGCATAGACGTGATTGGGGCCATCAAACCCAAGGCTTCCAACAGGCATCGCTTCATCTTAGTCGCCATTGATTACTTCAGAAAGTGGGTGGAAGCAGCTTCATATGCTAGCGTGACTAGGAATGTG